A genome region from Nicotiana tabacum cultivar K326 chromosome 13, ASM71507v2, whole genome shotgun sequence includes the following:
- the LOC107781298 gene encoding uncharacterized protein LOC107781298, with product MAGDLFEDLPPLSAPLTSANGSAVTPTVASAAPPPPQPSLPPPPPPALKSALKRSKPPAESQPKTSAPEKRLRFKTTTDASEMQVIEAMQKIASHIKNIPKFSKASKLVLQLIQAGSVKPATSGHFFAILEAAMSSLTTCNEPSVRADYHELFSAVQDTIECLSKKQQNMITTWTMRAVVANDLFTDDSFVFSKATGRIKEAISNLPVATEDDDVEEAACLEEKTEAVNEDAPTGNKEESDPFGLDALIPSTSKIDDKSKGKRVTLAKARKGEEEEETKRFLRSQREALISCLEIAANRYRTPWCQTAIDILVKHAFDNISRFTSRQRDAIEKLWASVREQQVRRKQGKSVSGKLDVNAFEHLQAKYATEKISIRRAVGGSGDRKCQQWLG from the exons ATGGCCGGAGACCTGTTTGAAGATTTGCCTCCTCTGTCAGCGCCACTAACTTCCGCCAACGGTTCCGCCGTTACTCCTACGGTGGCTTCGGCGGCACCACCGCCACCGCAGCCTTCACTtcctcctccccctcctcctgCTCTGAAGAGTGCCCTCAAACGTTCCAAACCACCTGCTGAATCACAGCCTAAAA CTTCTGCTCCTGAAAAACGATTGAGGTTTAAAACAACCACGGATGCCTCGGAGATGCAAGTTATTGAAGCCATGCAAAAAATAGCATCACATATAAAGAACATTCCAAAGTTCAGTAAGGCGTCAAAGCTTGTGTTGCAGCTGATTCAGGCTGGCAGTGTAAAGCCTGCAACTAGTGGCCATTTCTTTGCCATTCTTGAAGCTGCAATGTCATCGCTCACCACCTGTAATGAGCCCTCTGTACGAGCAGATTATCATGAGTTGTTCTCGGCTGTGCAAGATACAATTGAA TGTCTTTCGAAGAAACAGCAAAATATGATAACTACATGGACCATGAGGGCGGTGGTGGCAAATGACCTCTTCACCGATGACAGTTTCGTG TTTTCAAAAGCAACTGGGAGAATTAAAGAAGCAATTTCAAATCTTCCTGTGGCAACTGAAGATGACGATGTAGAAGAGGCTGCTTGTTTAGAAGAAAAGACAGAAGCTGTGAATGAAGATGCCCCGACGGGCAATAAAGAAGAGAGTGATCCATTTGGACTCGATGCTTTGATTCCGAGCACATCAAAAATAGACGACAAATCAAAGGGGAAGAGGGTGACCCTGGCTAAagcaagaaaaggagaagaagaagaagaaaccaagagATTCCTGAGATCACAGCGAGAAGCCTTGATTTCCTGTTTAGAAATTGCCGCGAACCGTTACAGAACCCCATG GTGCCAAACAGCTATTGACATCTTAGTCAAGCATGCATTTGATAATATTTCAAGGTTTACCTCCCGACAGAGGGATGCTATTGAGAAACTTTGGGCTTCTGTCCGTGAACAGCAAGTTCGGAGGAAGCAAGGGAAATCTGTGTCTGGGAAACTTGATGTAAATGCTTTCGAGCATCTCCAGGCAAAATATGCAACTGAGAAGATCAGCATCCGGCGTGCTGTTGGAGGCAGTGGGGATCGGAAGTGTCAACAGTGGCTTGGTTGA
- the LOC142168314 gene encoding uncharacterized protein LOC142168314, giving the protein MEIYAKSYDVKVWRVIKKGNYPLPAVAQPPDDPEDIDEYTSEQMTVVQVNVKARNLLYNAVNGKEYEKISGCDIAKEMWDKLEVTYEGTSKVKEIYINMLVHDYELFQIKEGESIEEMFARFSKISSDLKAFGKPYSSDDQVRKILRSLPTTWQTKVVTLESQDLNKLSYDELREELLAFEKTHLKKTNQEEKKKTVACKATIERADNDIDDDLEALQEEIAVVSRNKDDLMRRYRNTRRGRIPPRRTRQYNKQDKNDGKCYECGRFGHVQAECLDLKRKVSRGFNKNKSFGSWSDENSSEHEERANLCFMTILENDMNKLSGCWTDEDT; this is encoded by the coding sequence ATGGAAATATACGCAAAGTCTTATGATGTTAAGGTCTGGCGAGTTATCAAAAAGGGGAACTATCCTCTGCCAGCTGTTGCTCAACCACCTGATGATCCTGaagatatagatgaatatacttctGAACAAATGACAGTTGTGCAAGTTAATGTTAAAGCAAGGAATCTACTTTATAATGCTGTAAATGGTAAGGAATATGAGAAAATCTCCGGTTGCGATATAGCCAAAGAGATGTGGGATAAACTTGAAGTTACTTATGAAGGAACCAGTAAAGTGAAAGAAATCTATATCAACATGTTGGTTCATGACTACGAACTCTTCCAGATAAAAGAAGGAGAATCCATTGAAGAGATGTTTGCCAGATTTAGCAAAATCAGTAGCGATCTAAAAGCTTTTGGCAAACCATACTCAAGTGATGATCAAGTTAGGAAAATTTTGAGAAGTCTACCCACTACTTGGCAGACAAAAGTGGTTACACTTGAATCACAGGATTTGAACAAATTATCATACGATGAACTTCGAGAAGAACTTTTAGCCTTTGAGAAAACTCATCTCAAGAAAACAaaccaagaagaaaagaagaaaacagttgCTTGCAAGGCTACAATTGAAAGAGCAGACAATGATATTGATGACGACCTTGAAGCTCTTCAAGAAGAAATTGCCGTGGTATCAAGGAACAAGGATGATTTAATGAGGAGATACAGGAATACTAGAAGAGGTAGGATACCACCCAGGCGAACTAGGCAATATAACAAACAAGACAAAAATGATGGCAAATGCTATGAGTGTGGAAGATTTGGTCATGTTCAAGCTGAGTGTCTTGATCTTAAAAGAAAGGTTTCCAGAGGTTTTAACAAGAACAAATCATTTGGAAGCTGGAGTGATGAAAACAGTTCAGAACACGAAGAGAGAGCAAATCTATGTTTCATGACAATTCTGGAAAATGACATGAACAAACTCTCAGGGTGCTGGACAGACGAGGACACTTGA